Proteins found in one Holophagales bacterium genomic segment:
- a CDS encoding helix-turn-helix transcriptional regulator: MVDRNLPNLAGRMQALANATRLRVLLLLRDGGLCVCQVAAIIDVPASTVSSHLADLKRAGIVSEHRRGRFVWYALRRHDDVVPWLRLVARQTTSDPQLAADHARATRIRLVPPEMLLASTGCEATQSVPTPGTATASPRHPAARRRFSAV, from the coding sequence ATGGTAGACAGGAACCTGCCCAACCTCGCGGGCCGGATGCAGGCTCTCGCGAACGCCACCCGGCTCCGCGTCCTGCTGCTGTTGCGCGACGGGGGTCTCTGCGTCTGCCAGGTCGCCGCCATCATCGACGTCCCCGCATCCACCGTCTCCAGCCATCTCGCCGATCTCAAGCGGGCCGGAATCGTGAGCGAGCACCGCCGTGGGCGTTTCGTCTGGTACGCGCTTCGCCGGCACGACGACGTCGTCCCGTGGCTCCGCCTCGTGGCCCGCCAGACGACGAGCGACCCGCAGCTCGCCGCCGACCACGCCCGGGCCACCCGCATCCGCCTCGTCCCGCCCGAGATGCTCCTGGCCTCGACGGGCTGCGAAGCGACGCAGAGCGTTCCGACGCCCGGTACGGCGACGGCGTCTCCCCGTCACCCGGCGGCGCGTCGCCGGTTTTCCGCCGTCTGA
- a CDS encoding TM0996/MTH895 family glutaredoxin-like protein — translation METTPSHRKIEILGPGCTRCKETFRVVAHVVETEKLPFTVEKVEGMERMLELGLLATPGVAVEGKVIFSGRIPKAEELRAALAAL, via the coding sequence ATGGAAACCACCCCCTCCCACAGGAAGATCGAGATCCTCGGCCCCGGATGCACCCGCTGCAAGGAGACGTTCCGCGTCGTCGCGCACGTCGTCGAGACCGAGAAGCTCCCCTTCACCGTCGAGAAGGTCGAGGGGATGGAGCGGATGCTCGAGCTCGGCCTCCTCGCGACCCCCGGCGTCGCCGTCGAGGGGAAGGTGATCTTCTCCGGCCGGATCCCGAAGGCCGAGGAGCTCCGCGCGGCCCTGGCCGCCCTCTGA
- a CDS encoding PAS domain S-box protein → MPEGGFLALVHNAALLLALALVYDLATTRWRADASRLRQVPVGLAVAGLGVAVMLSSWTLEPGIVFDTRSILLGVAGLYFGTVPTVIAMAVTSAFRIWMGGAAALTGVLVIVASGCIGLLWRYRRRSRLADLEWVELTALGLAVHVAMLCLFFTLPWSSALRVLSHITLPILLIYPPATAALGLLMANRLRRERDSGALRERESLFRALFDQTVVGVAQVDTGTGAFLRVNQRYAELVGYSREELETLRFQDVTHPEDVARDLARMEELRAGRISEFTVDKRYLRRDGTVVWGALAVSPMWAPGEPPSTNISMVLDITERKRAEEQSRATEAALRRSEGMFRELNAELERRVSERTAQLEEANKELEAFSYSVSHDLRAPLRAIDGFSRMIVEDHGERLDPEGRRLLGVVSANARRMAQLIDDLLRLSRLGRSEMRRASVDMASLARAAFEEIVEAPEARGRIEFRVGDLPRAEGDPALLMQVWVNLLSNAVKFSAHREWPVIEIDGEGEGPSAVYRVRDNGAGFNMAYSGKLFGVFQRLHAPSEFEGTGVGLALVRRIVLRHGGRVWAEGKVGEGATFFFSLPAH, encoded by the coding sequence ATGCCTGAAGGCGGCTTCCTCGCGCTCGTCCACAATGCCGCGCTCCTGCTGGCGCTGGCGCTCGTCTACGACCTCGCCACGACGCGGTGGAGGGCCGACGCGAGCCGTCTGCGGCAGGTTCCCGTCGGTCTCGCGGTCGCAGGCCTCGGGGTGGCGGTGATGCTCTCCTCGTGGACGCTCGAGCCCGGGATCGTGTTCGACACGCGCTCGATCCTCCTCGGGGTGGCCGGCCTCTACTTCGGAACGGTGCCGACCGTCATCGCCATGGCGGTGACGTCGGCCTTCCGGATCTGGATGGGGGGCGCGGCAGCTCTCACGGGCGTCCTGGTCATCGTGGCGTCCGGCTGTATCGGTCTCCTCTGGCGGTACCGCCGACGGTCGCGTCTCGCCGACCTGGAGTGGGTCGAGCTCACCGCGCTCGGTCTCGCCGTCCACGTGGCGATGCTCTGCCTGTTCTTCACTCTTCCCTGGTCGAGCGCCCTTCGGGTGCTCTCTCACATCACCCTCCCGATCCTCCTGATCTACCCGCCCGCGACGGCGGCGCTCGGTCTCCTCATGGCGAACCGCCTGAGGCGGGAGCGGGACTCCGGGGCGCTGCGCGAGAGGGAGTCCCTCTTCCGCGCTCTCTTCGACCAGACCGTCGTCGGGGTCGCGCAGGTGGACACGGGAACGGGCGCGTTCCTGCGGGTCAACCAGCGCTACGCCGAGCTCGTCGGCTACTCCCGGGAGGAGCTGGAAACCCTTCGCTTCCAGGACGTCACCCATCCGGAGGACGTCGCTCGCGACCTCGCGAGGATGGAAGAGCTTCGGGCCGGACGGATCTCCGAGTTCACGGTCGACAAGCGCTACCTGAGGAGGGACGGAACCGTCGTCTGGGGGGCGCTCGCCGTCTCCCCGATGTGGGCGCCCGGCGAGCCCCCCTCGACGAACATCTCGATGGTCCTCGACATCACGGAGCGCAAGCGGGCCGAGGAGCAGTCCCGGGCGACCGAAGCGGCTCTCCGGCGGAGCGAGGGGATGTTCCGCGAGCTGAACGCCGAGCTGGAGAGACGCGTGTCCGAGCGGACGGCCCAGCTCGAAGAGGCGAACAAGGAGCTCGAGGCCTTCTCCTACTCGGTGTCTCACGACCTCCGCGCACCCCTTCGCGCCATCGACGGTTTCTCCAGGATGATCGTGGAGGATCACGGGGAGAGACTGGATCCCGAGGGGCGCCGCCTCCTCGGGGTCGTGAGCGCGAACGCGAGGAGGATGGCGCAGCTGATCGACGACCTGCTGCGCCTCTCCCGCCTGGGCCGCAGCGAGATGCGGCGGGCGTCGGTCGACATGGCCTCCCTCGCCCGCGCCGCGTTCGAAGAGATCGTCGAAGCGCCGGAGGCGCGCGGGCGGATCGAGTTCCGGGTGGGGGACCTGCCGAGAGCCGAGGGGGATCCGGCGCTGCTCATGCAGGTCTGGGTCAACCTCCTGTCGAACGCCGTCAAGTTCTCGGCGCACAGGGAGTGGCCCGTCATAGAGATCGACGGAGAGGGCGAGGGTCCCAGCGCCGTCTACCGCGTGAGGGACAACGGCGCGGGATTCAACATGGCTTACTCGGGCAAGCTCTTCGGGGTCTTCCAGAGGCTTCACGCTCCCAGCGAGTTCGAAGGGACCGGGGTCGGGCTCGCGCTCGTGAGGCGGATCGTCCTGCGCCACGGGGGCCGGGTCTGGGCCGAGGGGAAGGTGGGCGAAGGGGCGACGTTCTTCTTCTCTCTGCCGGCGCACTGA